The nucleotide sequence GACACGGCGCTGGAAACCGCCGATATCGCGCTTTTGGGTGACGATATCGGCAAGTTGCCCTATCTGTACTCGCTGTCGAACCGGGCCAACGGCGTGATCAGACAGAACATCTGGGCCAGCCTGGGCGTGAAAGCGCTGCTGGCGGTCGGCGTCCCGATCGGCTACGTTACCGTCGCGGTCGCGGTCGTGGTCGGCGACATGGGCATGAGCCTCGGGGTCACGGGCAACGCGATGCGGCTGGCCCGGATCGAGCCCGATTCGGACGCAACTGTCACTCCGTCCGCTCGTCAGGGGTCGGCAGCCGAACGGTGACGACGCTGCCGCGGGGGTCGTTGGTGGCGAACGAAAGCTGACCGTCGGAATGCTGGACGATGAGGTGGACGAGCCACAACCCGATACCGCGCCCGTGAAACAGCGGCTCGATGTCCTGGGTACCGGTCAACACCTGGCGCTCCATCTCGGGGATCCCCGGCCCGTCATCGGCGACGTTGATTTCGACGATGCCATCGTCTGTCGTGACCGTGATCGTGATCGTCGGCGTGGATTGGTCCGAGTGAGTCACAGCGTTCTCGACGAGTTCTTCGATCGCCCGGTCGAGGTATTCTACCGTGAGAACGGGCTGTTCGGTCGGGAGATCGACCGTCAACTCGGCCGTCGGATACTGTTCGCGCAGGTCGGCGACCACGCTCTCGACGACCGCAACCGCATCGCGTTGGACCGTCGGGCGGGATTCGGCCAGGAAACTCGTGATCTCCCGTTCTTTCTCCACTGTGGCCCGGAGTTGCTCTCCCGTTCGGATGATCCGTTCCGCACTCTCTCGGGGGTCCGCCGTCGTCGCGTCGGCGATCGAATCGGCGTTGCCCAGGATGACAGTGAGCGCGTTGTTGAGATTGTGCCGCAGGACCCGGTCGATCGTCTGGATCTGGGTAATGCGTGCCCGCCGGTCGGAAACGTCCCTGATGAGCCCGATGAACCCGGTGATCTCGCCGTCCCGGTCCCGGAGATAGAAGACGTTCGTCTCGCCCGGGAACACCTGTCCGGACTGCTTCTCGTAGCGGACTGTCTGAACGAACGTTGGGTCCTCCAGGTGCTGGCTCAGGGATTCCCCCATCGCCTGAAATTCGTCGTCGCTCTCACAGATGGCAGCCGTCGGCTTTCCCTCGATCTCGTCTAAACTGTATCCGAACAGCTCTGTAAACGCCGGGTTGCAATCGACGATCCGTCGATCGGTGTCGGCGACCAGGATGGCGTCTCTGATGCTGTCGAACAGCGATTCGTAGCGTTCCCGTGCTCGCCGGAGATCCTCGACCATCTCCCGGTGATCTGTGACGTCCCGAAGCGACGCTCCCACTCCCTGGATCGCCCCGTCGGCGTCACGTAACGGCCAGTATCGGACGTCGAGCACGCGATCGTCTTCGCCAGCGTGTGTCCGCGTCATCTCGAACTGGACCTGTTCGCCCGCCAGTGCGTCCCCGAGGTGGGGTTCGACTGTCCTGAACTCCCTGTCGTCGAGTACACTATCGAGTGTCCGACCGTGGACCATTTCCGCCTCGATACCGTGAAACGACCGATAAGCCTCGTTGGCGAACAGAAACTGCAACTCCGAATCGATGGCCGCAAGCTGGTCGCGCGAACTCTCGACGGCCTGTTTGTAGTGGGTGATCCGCCGCTCGCGCTCCTTGCGCTCGGAGATGTTTCGGGCGATCGCGACCCGGTATCGGCGACCGTCGATATCGACGTCCGATGCCGAAATCTCGACCGGGACCGTGGTTCCGTCGGCCCGGACATGGGCCGTCTCGTAGTACTCTAATTCCCTGCCCTCCGGTGAATCCAAAAATTCCTTGAACTCATTCGGGTCCGCGAACTCGGGGTTGATCTCGGCGACGGACATCCCGACGAGCGTCGAGCGATCGTACCCGAGGACGTTGCTTGCGGTCCGGTTTACGTCTTCGATCGTCCCCGTCGTCGGGTCCATCAGGAACACGCTGTCGGTCGCTTCGTCGACCAGCCGTCGAAACAGCGTCGTCTCGCGCTCGCGCTCGCGCATCTGGTCCGCCTGTCTCGCCGTGACGGCCCCGGCGGCCACGAAGACGACCATGATCACGATTCGGATGTACAGTTCGTGGGCCGGTATGTCTGTCAGGAGTAGCGCGACGAACGGCGTCCCCTCGTAGAAGAACATGGCGTCTAAAACCGCATCGAGAACCCAGACGGACATTCCGAGGGCCACAGCGACCGCCAGAATCCCCCTCGTGGTTCGCATGTGGTGTACTGACACTCGGCACGGACTTAACTCACCCGGCGAGGGCAACCTGTGACCGCGCCGTTCAGATAGTCATCTGCCTCCGATCGCTCCAGACGGTAGGTGGTTGGCTCACCGAACGATCACGCTGCTATCGCTGTGCCTCAGTGACGACGGTTGCCAGCTCCCGGGTCGCGACTGCCGGCTCGTCCGCGTCCGTGATTTCGGTAATCACCGCAACGCCGTCCGCCCCGGCCTCGACTACCTCGCTTGCGTTCTCGGTGGTGACGCCCCCGATTCCCACGACCGGGATGTCGACGGCGTCGACGATATCCGCCAGACGGTCGGTGCCGATGGCGTACTCATCGTCATCGATGTCGTCCTTCGAGCCGGTGGCGTAGATCGCCCCGACGCCGAGGTAGTCCGTCCCGGCTGCTTCGGCCTCGCGGGCGTCGTCGACGAACGACACTGACCGCCCGATGATCGCGTCTTCGCCGAGCAAGTCACGAGCGACAGCCACGGGTAGATCCTCGTCGCCGAGGTGGACGCCGTCGGCATCGAGTGCGAGTGCGAGGTCGACCCGGTCGTTGACGATGAAGGTGACGCCCGCCTCCCGGGTGTGCTCCCGGATTAGCCGCCCGGTCTCGTAGCGCTCCCGCGCGCTGCGGTCCTTTTCACGCAGTTGCACCACGTCCACGCCGCCGTCGACCGCCGACGCGACGACTTCGGGGGTCGTTCGCTCGCCGGAGAGCGATTCCTGGGTGACCAGATAGACGTTCCAGTCGGGCATAGCCATGTCTGGGTCCGGCGTCGGTGAGTGCGTTGTGGTTCAGCGATCGACTGCCGCGTCGTGGGCTCCCTCGACCGTCCGCCGGAGTTCAGCGATGTCGGGCGCGTACGCGAGATGCGTATTGCAATCACAGTCCGAAGCCCCGATCCCCGCAACCGGTTGGGCTTCGGCCGCGATCTCCCTGGCGACTGGACATTCGATGTCTTCGTCGACCGTCTTCACCACGTCCGTCAATTCCGTCCCGGGGTGCCCCAGCAGGTAATCGACGTGCCAGTGGCGAACGTCCCGCTCGCCCGCCGCGAGTTCGCGGTGGCGGTCGATCCGGCCGAACCCGCCCGTCCCGAAGGCGCTGCCGGTGTAGGCGTACCCGCCAGCCGCCAGCTCGCGCTCGCCCGCCGCGCCGAAGGTGATCGTCGCCGCTTGATCGAGGGTGACGAGGAGCGTATAGGTTCCCTGGGCTGTCATCGATCGCCCGTTCGTCAGTGGTTCCGAAAGGTCTACCGGAGTCAGCCGCTCGAACCATGTTCTTGGCCGCCCTAAATCATCACGTTTGTCCACATCTGTTTTCAGCGGGTGGGAACACCCCTGTGCCCTTTTTGGTGAACCTAGCTAATCCGTAGTTAGGTGAGACTAAATGAGTGAGGTACTGGCCGACGTGGGTTCAGGGGAGTCCGTCCGGTTGACCGAGGTACCGGACGGGGACACGCGCGCACGGCTGTTACGGCTGGGATTTCTGGACGGGGCCGTCGAGTGTCGCCACCATATCCGGAAGGGGCCGGTGATCGTGCGGCGCAACGGAACGGATCTCGCACTCGGCTCGGACCTCGCTAGCGAGATCGAGATCGAACGGCCGACCACGGAGGCCAGTGATTGAGTATGGAGGGGTGTCACGACGCCGGGTGTGACGCGA is from Halorhabdus sp. BNX81 and encodes:
- a CDS encoding FeoA family protein — its product is MSEVLADVGSGESVRLTEVPDGDTRARLLRLGFLDGAVECRHHIRKGPVIVRRNGTDLALGSDLASEIEIERPTTEASD
- a CDS encoding PAS domain S-box protein, with translation MRTTRGILAVAVALGMSVWVLDAVLDAMFFYEGTPFVALLLTDIPAHELYIRIVIMVVFVAAGAVTARQADQMRERERETTLFRRLVDEATDSVFLMDPTTGTIEDVNRTASNVLGYDRSTLVGMSVAEINPEFADPNEFKEFLDSPEGRELEYYETAHVRADGTTVPVEISASDVDIDGRRYRVAIARNISERKERERRITHYKQAVESSRDQLAAIDSELQFLFANEAYRSFHGIEAEMVHGRTLDSVLDDREFRTVEPHLGDALAGEQVQFEMTRTHAGEDDRVLDVRYWPLRDADGAIQGVGASLRDVTDHREMVEDLRRARERYESLFDSIRDAILVADTDRRIVDCNPAFTELFGYSLDEIEGKPTAAICESDDEFQAMGESLSQHLEDPTFVQTVRYEKQSGQVFPGETNVFYLRDRDGEITGFIGLIRDVSDRRARITQIQTIDRVLRHNLNNALTVILGNADSIADATTADPRESAERIIRTGEQLRATVEKEREITSFLAESRPTVQRDAVAVVESVVADLREQYPTAELTVDLPTEQPVLTVEYLDRAIEELVENAVTHSDQSTPTITITVTTDDGIVEINVADDGPGIPEMERQVLTGTQDIEPLFHGRGIGLWLVHLIVQHSDGQLSFATNDPRGSVVTVRLPTPDERTE
- a CDS encoding GIY-YIG nuclease family protein — its product is MTAQGTYTLLVTLDQAATITFGAAGERELAAGGYAYTGSAFGTGGFGRIDRHRELAAGERDVRHWHVDYLLGHPGTELTDVVKTVDEDIECPVAREIAAEAQPVAGIGASDCDCNTHLAYAPDIAELRRTVEGAHDAAVDR
- the thiE gene encoding thiamine phosphate synthase encodes the protein MPDWNVYLVTQESLSGERTTPEVVASAVDGGVDVVQLREKDRSARERYETGRLIREHTREAGVTFIVNDRVDLALALDADGVHLGDEDLPVAVARDLLGEDAIIGRSVSFVDDAREAEAAGTDYLGVGAIYATGSKDDIDDDEYAIGTDRLADIVDAVDIPVVGIGGVTTENASEVVEAGADGVAVITEITDADEPAVATRELATVVTEAQR